From a single Lolium rigidum isolate FL_2022 chromosome 7, APGP_CSIRO_Lrig_0.1, whole genome shotgun sequence genomic region:
- the LOC124672349 gene encoding uncharacterized protein LOC124672349, whose product MSPRAFSAYPYSPISGASLLSDPGFHHNYRKFNRMPPMLGFIYNSEVSSVSRFVPTTGSSLPCTFDPQLADFTVCDCRHGRVLLDNCEVPMELVVWDPMTDRRKVGPFHVVFVGIDAEVGSVTAYKYSSETGEWSTPTSELALVDEHHFVVELDLFDGLDPVDDGYLTAMHSVLVEDSLHFLLMSGPQGARVLKYDVGRHYLSLIVLPAAAAVYDRGTLLMATEDGRLGVAHLDKLSLHLWSREVGPDGIAAWTEHRVINLIPFLPIGDPAIKVELIGSVEGANIIFATTALGVYAIDLKLLRSRKLCEGQDIRPLFPFMSFYNPPERQTGASFPAGASVAARHL is encoded by the exons ATGAGCCCGCGTGCCTTTTCCGCCTATCCGTACTCTCCAATCTCCGGCGCGAGTCTCCTCTCCGATCCTGGTTTCCACCACAACTACCGCAAGTTCAATCGGATGCCTCCTATGCTTGGCTTCATCTACAACAGTGAGGTGAGCTCTGTCAGTCGCTTTGTCCCCACCACTGGGTCCTCCCTCCCATGCACTTTTGACCCCCAGCTGGCTGACTTCACCGTGTGCgactgccgccatggccgtgtccTCCTCGACAACTGTGAGGTGCCCATGGAGCTTGTGGTCTGGGACCCCATGACGGACCGCCGAAAAGTG GGCCCTTTCCATGTTGTTTTTGTCGGTATTGATGCGGAGGTGGGGAGCGTAACCGCCTACAAGTACTCGTCGGAGACGGGTGAGTGGAGCACGCCGACGTCTGAGCTTGCCCTTGTCGACGAGCATCACTTTGTCGTGGAGCTTGACCTCTTCGACGGGCTTGACCCCGTCGATGACGGCTACCTTACTGCGATGCACAGTGTGCTCGTTGAAGACTCCCTCCACTTCCTCCTCATGTCTGGGCCACAAGGCGCTCGAGTTCTCAAGTACGACGTAGGAAGGCATTACCTCTCTTTGATCGTCCTGCCGGCAGCGGCGGCTGTTTACGACCGGGGCACCCTTCTCATGGCAACAGAGGATGGAAGGCTGGGAGTCGCCCACCTGGACAAGCTCAGCCTTCACCTGTGGTCAAGGGAGGTGGGTCCTGACGGAATTGCAGCATGGACAGAACATAGAGTCATTAATCTCATACCGTTTCTCCCCATTGGAGATCCTGCGATCAAAGTGGAGTTGATTGGCTCCGTGGAGGGTGCCAATATCATCTTCGCCACCACAGCTCTTGGTGTCTACGCTATTGATCTCAAGTTGCTGCGGTCAAGAAAGTTATGTGAAGGACAAGACATTCGGCCCCTCTTCCCCTTCATGAGCTTTTACAATCCACCAG AAAGGCAAACTGGAGCAAGTTTTCCGGCAGGGGCATCGGTTGCTGCGCGTCACCTGTGA